A genomic window from Slackia heliotrinireducens DSM 20476 includes:
- a CDS encoding potassium channel family protein, giving the protein MANVIIVGCGRVGSQLANMLSSNDRNVCVVDIQAEAFANLGRSFNGATLQGLGYDEDVLIRAGIEDCDTVAAVTSSDNTNLMVVEVARRIYGVPHVIARLYNSRREDAYMKLGLDYVCGTALVAEEIFSKIMVGRGSHLDSFGDFEIMRFSINLEHVSNRQIRVGELERNHGVRIVCFIRAKDGDSSIPSKDSILYDGDSVVACIRHDLLQSFGKFIKK; this is encoded by the coding sequence ATGGCAAACGTAATCATCGTTGGCTGCGGGCGCGTGGGGTCGCAGCTCGCAAACATGCTTTCAAGCAACGACCGCAACGTATGCGTCGTGGACATCCAAGCCGAAGCCTTCGCCAACCTGGGTCGCTCGTTCAACGGCGCCACGTTGCAGGGTTTGGGGTATGACGAAGACGTCCTCATCCGTGCGGGCATCGAGGATTGCGACACCGTGGCTGCCGTCACCTCCAGCGACAACACCAATCTGATGGTGGTCGAGGTGGCCCGCCGCATCTACGGCGTGCCCCACGTGATCGCGCGCCTGTACAACTCGCGCCGCGAAGACGCCTACATGAAGCTGGGTTTGGACTACGTATGCGGAACCGCCCTGGTGGCAGAGGAAATCTTCTCCAAAATCATGGTCGGCCGCGGCAGTCATCTGGACAGCTTCGGCGATTTTGAGATCATGCGCTTCTCCATCAACCTTGAGCACGTGTCCAACCGTCAGATCCGCGTGGGCGAGCTGGAGCGCAACCACGGCGTGCGCATCGTGTGCTTCATCCGCGCCAAGGACGGCGACAGCTCCATCCCGTCGAAGGACAGCATCCTGTACGACGGCGACAGCGTGGTGGCCTGCATACGCCACGACCTGCTGCAATCCTTCGGCAAGTTCATTAAGAAGTAG